One segment of Fibrobacter sp. UWR3 DNA contains the following:
- a CDS encoding type II toxin-antitoxin system YafQ family toxin, with protein MVEKGPRYKILWTSQYKKDVKRAKKRNYDMEELYAVISKLANDAPLEDKYRDHALGGNWSGHRELHIKPDWLLVYRKQDDVLILELVRTGTHSDLFDK; from the coding sequence TTGGTAGAGAAAGGACCTAGATACAAAATCCTATGGACATCACAATACAAGAAAGATGTCAAGCGAGCAAAGAAACGAAATTACGATATGGAGGAATTATACGCCGTTATTTCAAAGCTCGCAAATGACGCCCCTCTTGAAGACAAGTATCGGGATCATGCTCTTGGAGGAAATTGGTCCGGGCATAGAGAACTTCACATCAAGCCGGATTGGCTCTTGGTTTACCGTAAACAAGACGATGTATTGATATTGGAACTTGTCCGCACAGGAACGCACTCGGACCTGTTTGACAAATAA
- a CDS encoding TfoX/Sxy family protein, whose protein sequence is MPSSEKLRDHVLEQFNGKLLEGGFRVTTRKMMGEYILYADGKIFGGIYDDRLLVKPMPAAVAMLPGAKKQLPYEGAKPMLRVTNEQIADSKFLAKLLDAMLPELPAAKPSKKK, encoded by the coding sequence ATGCCGAGTTCAGAGAAGTTACGTGACCATGTTTTGGAGCAGTTCAATGGAAAGCTGCTTGAAGGTGGCTTCCGCGTGACGACCCGCAAGATGATGGGCGAGTACATCCTCTATGCCGACGGAAAAATCTTCGGCGGGATTTACGATGACCGCTTGCTGGTGAAGCCCATGCCGGCGGCTGTGGCGATGCTCCCCGGCGCAAAGAAGCAACTGCCCTACGAAGGTGCAAAGCCCATGCTCCGTGTGACCAACGAACAGATTGCCGATAGCAAGTTTTTGGCGAAGCTTCTGGACGCGATGCTGCCCGAACTGCCCGCCGCAAAGCCATCAAAGAAGAAGTGA
- a CDS encoding type II toxin-antitoxin system RelB/DinJ family antitoxin encodes MANLTITLDDDDKKGIADFCEKVGMTISGLYNVFTKQVLREGRIPFEISINRPNRDTIKAMEESDEIYAKYQKNPSKMKTYTVNEAIREMKSW; translated from the coding sequence ATGGCAAATCTGACGATTACACTGGACGACGACGACAAAAAGGGCATCGCCGATTTTTGCGAAAAGGTGGGAATGACCATCTCGGGGCTATACAACGTATTTACCAAGCAGGTTCTACGCGAAGGAAGAATCCCTTTTGAAATTTCCATCAACCGTCCGAATCGGGATACCATCAAGGCGATGGAAGAGTCCGATGAAATTTATGCGAAATACCAGAAGAACCCCTCGAAGATGAAGACGTATACGGTCAACGAAGCCATTCGGGAGATGAAATCTTGGTAG